The genomic region TCAGTCTGAGATTCAtgcaaaaaatataaacagaaagggaaagcagcaggatGGAAAGGATCAATCGTTTTTACCTGCAGCATTACTTTAAGAACGTAATTGGTAACATAAACATTTTGTCATTACACATTAGGGTAACACTGTTGTGCACATCACTGTCACAAGTGGAATGACGTTGGATCTACTGGGACAGCAGTAGACTGTGACAACGAAGCTCTCTGGCTCCATCTTCAACACTGAAACACGAACAGTCTTTGGATCTGGAGAATCTACAACATGAATCTTCCCAAGCTGACAGTCTCTAAGGCCAACAGAGTCCATGTCAGAAATACTGACAAAGGCTTCAGAGAAGTGAACCTACAGTATCACCTCATGGAACTTTGTATCTGGTTTCTCTGACCTATGAAAACAATTTCTTGATGTAAGCCCTCACGCAGAAGATCAAAAGTTCTCTATTTAAATAGCTTGCTGCTGTCCAATCACTgcaaaaaattactaaaaaaaaaaaaacccaacattttatCTTTTACACAACAATCGTTGTTTCTTTTATGGGTATTTTAGGAAAACAGAGAATTTTTTGTAAGACCACTCAAATTGACTGAGCTGTTGAAGTGCTCAAGTAACCACTGAAACCAAGCTCCGTTTTTCACGAGCAGTGAAAACAGAGCAATAGAGAGAGGGAGTCAATATGCCCTGTGATCATTCAGATGTGAAAATCTGCCCATTGCTCATAAGCCCCTTATAGACAATAAGGAGGATAATCCCCTGCACGAAGGTTTGTTGCCATGTTTTGAAAGACCTTGATTAGTCTTCATCTGTAACACTGAGATCTGATTCTTTCAAGATTGGCATAACCTAATAGCTATTTTGCTTGGGTTTGGCCCTAAGAGTAGGTCAAAAAGTAACAAGCTTGGGGAAATGCTACCACTAAAATAAACAGGCTTTACAGGGTCACCTGAGATGTCTGCTGCCTTTCAAACAAGGCTGATCATAGGGAAAAGGAAACATGGGAAAAGATGGGATGTAAATCCAGAAATCGTTATTCAAAGCTGATTCAAGTAGCTCATGGTGACTCGGGCAGCTTTCTTATTAAGGTTATGGAGCAACAGCTTAATCAGAACTTCTCTCCACGCCAAACGCACACTTCTAACTCAGCAGAACCTTTTTATACGTAAAAAAATTGGTAAGTATGATTAACAGAGCTGGAGCTAGGCTTGACCAAGACACATCTGAAGATCTTTGTTTGGCCAAATCCCAGTGGTCTAGAAATCTAAAGCTTGAATTAAGCTAGTCCACTAGACTAGTCCATGCCATTAGGAAATATGGATTGCCACCTCAGATGACTGCACAGATCTCTACAGTACTGAAAGAGCAGAACAAAGTTCTTCACCCACCAGAAGTATAGCAATACAGAGGAGCTTTAGCCTAGAATTCCAGTAATCATTATCTGCCTTTCATCCAGGACAAATGCACTGTCTGTCAGCTCTGTAACAGAATAGCTCATGAGAATGGGTTACAGTAAATTCCTAAACAAACCCAGTGAGAGCACAAACCACATGGAAGATGTCTCCTaccccctccatcaccccccaAAAACCTCACTTCAGACCCAGTCATATAAGGCACTACTAATATTGTGCTAGAGATGAATGTTTAAAGATGCTGCATATTCTACAGTCCGAAACCTCAGATATACAAAAGGATTTACATGGCAACTTTTAATCCTTTTTAGAAAATGACCATTTTCTTCCAAGAACACACGGAGAAAGTAGCTTCTAACACTAGGTCCAAGTTAGACTACACCAACAGTAGTTTGGTATTTCAATTCAGATAAAAACAAAGGTCTTACCTGCACCTTGCACCGACCCGAGAGCCTAGTCGTTTCTCCATTTCCCTAGGGATAGGCAGCTTACAGTAAAAAGTTTCCTACATTTAATTCAGTAATTACTAATTTAACAGCAAGATGACAGAGCTTGTAACAAGCTTGCTCACGATCTTCCAAAGTTCAGCTTATATTTGTTGAATGATCAGATCTATTATTTAATATTCTGAATAAAATCTGAGATGCTATCAACCCCCCCACCAGATTAGTATACGGTAGCACAGAGTATGTTGCTGTAAGTGTAGACAACACCTTAAACGTATTTAGATTTGTTAAAAGACAGATACTGTGAGAAGCAAAGCTTGATACTGCagatattttgttattaaaaatgctttgatCCTACTGCTCTTAAAAGAATTTGGGAAATAATACAAGGCTGACTTTACAAAATTAGGAAGCTGGAAATTCTCCCTTTCAATTAGGTGATGCCAAGAACGCAGTAACTAAGTGTATAATATCAATCTGCTGCAGTTAAATGCCTTCGATCAATCTAAAGCAGTAGTTAGTTTAGTTCAACTGTGACACTGCtcagaagaaagtggaaaaatttTGCCACAGTGGCCAAAATTTGTAGTGTAACTGAAAACTGATGCAGAGAGAACCTTCCTATCACTGCTTATGGATTTGTGTTTAGCTCCTTCTATCAAGGGGTGCCAGAACACGTTATGTGCCAGCTAGCCTGagaagcaaaaaccaaacaaaattgtACACAGAAACAGCTCTGGATAAGTCTGAAACAAGTGAAGGAACAAGGCCAGCAGTACAGCCTTTCACATTTCATCTCTCTATCCTTTGATATTTCAAAGATATGCCACAATAATTTTAACAAACACGTGGCACTCCTATatacattaataaataaaatgcttgaCTTGAAGTCACTGTTTGAAGGGTCCTACATGATATGTCATTGTCAGGAGAAATGCACGGTGACTCAATGACAAGATGCTGTCTTCCAGATAACCTAGTGAGAAAGATAATAAATGCAGGCAACAGGTTGACAGTTAAAGTTGTTATCTTTAATGAAATGACTTTGGAAATAGCATCAATTTCCATGACACCAACATTTTGGGAGTCCCATAAAATGCAGAGTTACATTCCAATGCCAATACTACAGGCAGATCTCCTTTCACATGGCAAATAGGATCAAGAAAGCAACCATCAGACAGAAGAGACCCATAGCTTCAGACAGGGCGAATCCCAGGATAGCATATGAgaacagctgctgcttcagagaaGGATTTCTAAAAGAAAGCGAAGGCATAAGACCTTTTTATCTTTACAATTAAGATGTTTTTCATACAGTTTAGTACATCTGACAGATTCGGAACCTTATACTTCCCTGCCACAGATTCCATAACAGGAAAATCCAATCATAAGTAATTTTTAGCAAGGATTTCACTTGAAGACAAATGACTCCACAATTAAGACTAGATTCAGGTTATGCGGATTGTATACAGCTTTTCCAAATGAGCACAGTTTGTGACCACATTCATATATGCTTTTGAATTTGACTTCTCTATATCCTCCCATGCAGAAACTATCACCATTATGCTTTAtaaatttatttcacatttgtgACATTAGAATTATATTCCAACAAAGTTTGTGTATAACATTTTAAGTAGCtctcagaaaaatacagtaactgAAACCACccagagtaaaaaaagaaatgcacagcaGTTTGCTGCAAAAATGCAATGAAGTATCCCTCCAAGAAGtgtgtgggagagaaaaaaaaaaccacccccaacaTACTACTGTGAAATAATGTTCTACAATCTCTTATCGGCATGTTCATGCCAAATTCAAAAAAAGGAGGCATTAGTTTGTACCGAAAACACTCATGTTTCAATTGGAAAGTGAACTTCCTTGTCTTCAGTAGGACTTAAAAATCTCTTAAGAAACAAGATTTACATCTTAACTGGTTGAAAGAGTAATGAAGAACATGAAACCTTCAGTAAAGCTTTTTTGTGCCTGTATCAGTTCTGCTCTTCCATATGAACTATTCCTATTACAGGAACATTGCAAACCTATCTGCAAGAAGTTCATCCCTACTATAAAATCCCTAGCCTCACCCCCCTCAGATTTCTAGAGGGAATTTACCATTTGATAAAGTAATTACATATTATGAGATGCGAAGCTACACGTGTTAGAAAAATTTATCATGCATCCATTTCTAAGTAACAATCCTGACTACTAAGCCTAAAGCATACAAACTCATATTACTTATGATCAGTTTCCATACAGTTTCTGTTTAGGAcctctctttccctctcacaGGGGAAAAGATCCAGGCTAGATTCTTTAATTCAGTTCTGGAACTGAATGCTGGAACATTGGACTTCAGTGACTGATACACTGACCAAGTCTAATGATCGCATTTCTTTCATGTCTCTTCTCCAGGTAGAGTGTACAAAGTTCTGAATTTAACAATACAGCCATCCTGATGAATATACTACAGTTTCATATGATTCTATTTAGCCATGTCTATCATTAACAGTAATTATTAACAGAACTTACTACAGTGCCATCATCCTTACTACATCTGGGGGGTGCTGTCTCAAGATAGGCCTGCATGCAATTCAAGAATTTAGTAAGAGAGAGATTGATTACCTGGCATAACCAATGATTAGACTACCGAAGACTGTTCCAATACCAGCACCAGAACCAGCCACGCCTACTGTGGCAGCACCAGCACCAATAAATTTGGCAGCAGTGTCAATGTCCCTGCTGACAGCACTAGTCTGGAATTCTCTAAGTGCTAGCCGGGAGACAGTATTTTGGGCCCCATTAAGTGTTGAGTTGccctaagaaaacaaaacatgaaagagCATTATATTCAGACATAGATCATTCTTTATGACCACTTTGATAGTGTTATTTTGCAGCTTTAAAAGTTGTGTTAGATCCAATGTCTAGTTCCTCTTCCAAGCGATGAGACTGTAGCTAAGAGTTCAAAAAATCATGATGTTACCTGTTCCACCTGAAAGCAATCAACATTAAATGTGAAAGACTACCCAGGGGAAAGAGCAAGACAGCAACAAGTATTATTAGGTGTTTGACTTAAAGCAAGTTTTACACTATAAATGTCTGAGTTAGTACAAGTGAACTCTAGGTTGAGGACATTTAGGCTCACCAGGTAATTTAGGAAGATACAGAATTTTGTTTATAAGGTACCTCTCCATTCTTGATTTCTGGCCTAGACAACACAGATGCCGAAATTGGTCTGTACAAGACTCTTGATCCAGCACGGAtctgcaagaggagaaaaaaagttataaaaaaagcAACACTTGATCACCACTGTCCCCATACAATAGTCTGTAAGATTTTAATGCTATTATCTGCTAAGCCATTTGTCTTACATCAAACACAGCAATCTTTGCATAGCTGGATATAAAATAAACGATACAGAAGCAAACACTGCCATGTAATTTGATAGCACTGTTTTCAGGAGACATTATTACAAATAGCTACCATCATTCAATGAACTTGTACATGCGTTATACTGACAAAAAACATAGcaaaacagtgacaaaaaaagccagaaagacCAGCAGGCAGTAATgtacattttgaaatgaaaaaataaaacccatcaaAATCAATTATAAAGTTGTTAAATGCACCGGCATAACCCAGGCTTTTAAATCTAGCAAGGCATAAATGAATGAATCCTCTTTCACAAGCGGCCTGCATGTGTCCTTGGGCTTCCAGCAGCCTAAGGTCATATCGGCTCTTGCACAAAGCTCTTCCTGCAGGGGAAACCTGTAACCGCACCGTGCAGAATGAGACGTTCTGCAGCCTACAGAGGACATTTTGAAGCAGGGCAGACCCTTGTCTCtgcaagggcaaaaaaaaaaatcccagcctcGCACAGGACAAGCAACAGGCTGGAGTTTGACCTACAACAAGGCGCTGACCGCACCAGGCCCGAGAGCTTTTTCGCTGCGCTGCCCTCCCCTTTCTCCGCTGCTGTGGGAAGGCCCCTCACCTTGGCAAAAGGCCCTGGCCTACGCCAAGGAGGCGGGAAGGAGAACCGGGCCCTGCCGCAGCTcgcccccacccccttcccagtCGAGCGGGCAGCCCTCGGTACACGCTCGTCCGAAGGGCCTGCCGCGGGGCCCAGAGGCCCGCCCGACCCCCGGGGCGCCCCGCGacctccgccgccgccgctgcagcCCGGGACGCGGAGGCCCCGGCGCCCTCTGCGCCCCCACTCACCAGGGAGGGCGAGGCGGCGAGCTTGGCGCAGGCGAACATCTTCGCGGGAGGcgtcccggggcggggagggaggcacAATCCGGTATCTCTgcggagagagggagaggagggtgaGGGAGGCGCCGATGGGGGCGGATGGCAGGGCCGGCGCCGCCACTCACCCGCTCCGGCTGCCGCACCTCAGGGCCGACGGGCTGGGGGCGTCTCTGCGCAGGCGCGGCGGGGGAGGGCGGCGAGCGCCCGGATGCAG from Rissa tridactyla isolate bRisTri1 chromosome 7, bRisTri1.patW.cur.20221130, whole genome shotgun sequence harbors:
- the ATP5MC3 gene encoding ATP synthase F(0) complex subunit C3, mitochondrial; protein product: MFACAKLAASPSLIRAGSRVLYRPISASVLSRPEIKNGEGNSTLNGAQNTVSRLALREFQTSAVSRDIDTAAKFIGAGAATVGVAGSGAGIGTVFGSLIIGYARNPSLKQQLFSYAILGFALSEAMGLFCLMVAFLILFAM